In the Victivallis sp. Marseille-Q1083 genome, one interval contains:
- a CDS encoding MBG domain-containing protein, which produces MSFELEKRILFDGAGFAEVAAAAEAVEAVDHDHDAGVPADGRDAVEQLLDADLGGLLPADQAAGSVSGGTDVVFIAGSLPDSELIGQVAAERGEVVILQSGADPFQQMADYLAGRSDVAAIHIISHGEAGKLVINGISIDADYLESHRGAVGALGEAMTPDGDILLYGCDLADSAAGRELIGQLASLTGADVAASEDATGYGGDWDLEYQFGLIETEAIQIDNYDYLLSSAGETIYVKVDGSDAWLGRGNVYTDLQTALQAAGDGDQIWVASGRYVPTREMVDGDPRSVSFVIGDGVELYGGFAGTEHAVGERTDFGFGGRNETVLSGDVLNNDSWSVVGDSFVDDAGSAADNAYHVVFVGEDVSCTIDGFTITRGVAADVGRDANGGGVYNAGEALIRDCCITVNYAANEGGGIWLGGGRLENCRVLDNVAGNQGGGVFASDANAVITASEISGNRTIGAGGGGGGVFMANGNLRDSWLHDNHSSSAGGGLYICAGTAENSNVTYNHSLDGGGIWIAGGEVVSSRVFGNTAQVNGGGIYAIGGAVTQTELVNNSAGGMGGGLWSLNLERGENLLVVNNYAERSGGGMYLLLGTVVNATLVNNLAAYGSGAYLGTGGVLHNSILWGNRESGGDKTQLRLAGGNILNSGVEGGVAVGSGNYKFSSDNSGSRPGELYFNFVSATSFAGNATSQAQLAELARADWQLARGSHAVNRGDNGIVITENIAEDLIGHDRIHNAAGGGIVDLGAYESVWKGVQIAPVIDDIMYGDTARLPDRSEAGLEIAYESRDTSIIVIDGKELTGVKVGEADIGIKIDGNDNWEALDYTQTAVKVTPRPITIIADDQRKVYGELDPEFTFAYGAGSLQLVFGDKITLDRGDKGENVGVYDIDQYLLEDGNGGKNYAVTLVKGELTITKRSITIVADDQHKTYGESDPNFSYQVVGGLVGSDSVTLNRSDKGENVGEYAIDDYDLTGAENYDVTFVEGTLTITKRSITIVADDQHKTYGESDPNFSCQVVGGLVGSDSVTLNRSDKGENVGEYAIDDYDLTGAENYDVTFVEGTLTITKRSITIVADDQHKTYGESDPNFSCQVVGGLVGSDSVTLNRSDKGENVGEYAIDDYDLTGAENYDVTFVEGTLTITKRSITIVADDQHKTYGESDPNFSCQVVGGLVGSDSVTLNRSDKGENVGEYAIDDYDLTGAANYDVTFVEGTLTITKRSITIVADDQHKTYGEADPNFSCQVVGGLVGSDSVTLNRSDKGENVGEYAIDDYDLTGAANYDVTFVEGTLTITKRSITIVADDQHKTYGESDPNFSYQVVGGLVGSDSVTLNRSDRGENVGEYAIDDYDLTGAENYDVTFVEGTLTITKRSVTIVADDQHKTYGESDPNFSCQVVGGLVGSDSVTLNRSDKGENVGEYAIDDYDLTGAENYDVTFVEGTLTITKRSVTIVADDQHKTYGESDPNFSYQVVGGLVGSDSVTLNRSDKGENVGDYAIDDYDLTGAANYDVTFVEGTLTITKRSITIVADDQHKTYGEADPNFSYQVVGGLVGSDSVTLNRSDKGENVGDYAIDDYDLTGAANYDVTFVEGTLTITKRSITIVADDQHKTYGEADPNFSYQVVGGLVGSDSVTLNRSDKGENVGDYAIDDYDLTGAANYDVTFVEGTLTITKRSITIVADDQHKTYGEADPNFSYQVVGGLVGSDSVTLNRSDKGENVGEYAIDEYRLSGMDNYDVTFVEGSLTIVARPVGDGVAQFNIDKQHQEIDRSFMELEAFTLERSRLVAELNAAVKHLPPEVEELTPLPDGEYLLSDYAPLRPVREEIEIPDLLKTQLDRDLESLLVI; this is translated from the coding sequence ATGTCTTTTGAATTGGAGAAAAGGATTTTGTTCGACGGAGCCGGCTTTGCCGAAGTGGCGGCAGCCGCGGAGGCGGTCGAAGCGGTGGATCATGATCACGATGCCGGTGTTCCGGCCGATGGCCGGGACGCGGTCGAACAGTTGCTGGATGCCGACCTCGGCGGCCTGCTGCCGGCGGACCAGGCGGCAGGTTCGGTTTCGGGCGGGACCGATGTGGTGTTTATTGCCGGATCGCTGCCGGATAGCGAATTGATCGGCCAGGTGGCTGCGGAACGCGGCGAAGTGGTCATTCTGCAGTCCGGAGCGGACCCGTTTCAGCAGATGGCCGATTATCTGGCCGGCCGCTCCGATGTGGCGGCGATCCATATCATCAGTCACGGCGAAGCCGGCAAGCTGGTGATCAACGGCATTTCCATCGATGCCGATTATCTGGAAAGCCATCGCGGGGCGGTCGGGGCGCTCGGCGAAGCGATGACGCCGGATGGGGATATTCTGCTCTATGGTTGTGATCTGGCCGATTCCGCCGCCGGGCGGGAGTTGATCGGGCAGCTCGCTTCGTTGACCGGCGCGGATGTGGCGGCGTCGGAGGACGCCACCGGCTACGGCGGCGACTGGGATCTGGAATATCAGTTCGGCTTGATCGAGACTGAGGCGATTCAAATCGACAATTACGATTACCTGCTCAGCAGCGCCGGAGAGACGATCTATGTCAAAGTGGACGGCAGCGACGCCTGGCTGGGGCGCGGCAATGTTTATACCGATTTGCAGACGGCGCTGCAGGCGGCCGGGGACGGCGATCAGATCTGGGTGGCTTCCGGCCGTTATGTGCCGACCCGGGAGATGGTGGACGGCGATCCCCGCAGCGTCTCTTTCGTGATCGGCGACGGTGTGGAGCTGTACGGCGGTTTCGCCGGGACGGAACATGCCGTCGGCGAACGGACCGATTTCGGTTTCGGCGGGCGCAACGAAACAGTCCTGAGCGGTGATGTGCTGAACAACGATAGTTGGTCGGTGGTCGGCGATAGCTTTGTCGATGACGCCGGCTCGGCGGCCGACAATGCTTACCATGTCGTTTTCGTCGGGGAGGATGTCAGTTGCACGATCGACGGTTTTACGATCACCCGCGGGGTGGCGGCCGACGTCGGTCGCGACGCCAATGGCGGTGGGGTTTACAACGCCGGGGAGGCGCTGATCCGCGACTGTTGTATTACGGTGAATTATGCCGCCAACGAAGGCGGCGGTATCTGGCTTGGCGGCGGCCGGCTGGAAAATTGCCGGGTGCTCGACAATGTCGCCGGCAATCAGGGCGGCGGCGTTTTCGCTTCCGATGCGAATGCCGTCATCACCGCCAGTGAAATTTCCGGCAACCGGACGATCGGCGCCGGCGGCGGCGGCGGCGGTGTTTTCATGGCCAACGGCAATCTGCGGGACAGTTGGCTGCATGACAACCACAGCAGCAGCGCCGGCGGCGGATTGTACATTTGCGCCGGAACGGCGGAGAATAGCAATGTGACTTACAACCACAGTCTGGACGGCGGCGGCATCTGGATTGCCGGCGGTGAAGTGGTTTCCTCCAGGGTGTTCGGCAATACCGCCCAGGTCAACGGCGGCGGTATTTACGCGATTGGCGGAGCGGTGACGCAGACGGAGTTGGTGAACAACAGCGCCGGCGGCATGGGCGGCGGCCTGTGGAGCCTGAACCTGGAACGCGGTGAAAATCTGCTGGTGGTCAACAATTATGCCGAACGCAGCGGCGGCGGCATGTACCTGCTGCTCGGTACGGTGGTCAACGCGACGCTGGTCAACAATCTGGCCGCTTACGGCAGCGGCGCTTACCTGGGCACCGGCGGGGTGCTTCACAATTCCATTTTGTGGGGCAACCGGGAGTCAGGCGGTGATAAAACGCAGTTGCGGCTGGCCGGCGGCAATATTTTGAATTCCGGAGTCGAAGGCGGTGTGGCGGTCGGCAGCGGTAATTACAAATTCAGCAGTGACAATTCCGGCAGCCGGCCCGGCGAACTCTATTTTAACTTCGTTTCAGCGACTTCGTTTGCCGGCAACGCGACGAGTCAAGCGCAACTGGCGGAGCTGGCTCGGGCCGACTGGCAACTGGCCCGCGGTTCCCATGCGGTCAACCGCGGCGACAACGGTATTGTCATCACTGAAAATATTGCCGAAGACCTGATCGGCCACGACCGTATTCACAACGCGGCCGGTGGCGGCATTGTCGATCTCGGCGCGTATGAATCGGTCTGGAAGGGCGTTCAGATTGCGCCGGTGATCGACGATATCATGTACGGCGATACTGCGCGGCTGCCGGACCGGAGCGAAGCCGGTTTGGAAATTGCCTATGAGAGCCGGGATACTTCAATCATCGTCATCGACGGCAAGGAATTGACCGGGGTAAAAGTCGGCGAAGCGGATATCGGCATTAAAATCGACGGCAATGACAACTGGGAGGCGTTGGACTATACGCAAACCGCGGTCAAGGTGACGCCGCGGCCGATTACCATCATCGCCGACGATCAGCGGAAAGTGTACGGCGAACTGGATCCGGAATTTACTTTTGCCTACGGCGCCGGCAGCCTGCAGTTGGTTTTTGGTGACAAAATTACTCTCGACCGCGGCGACAAGGGGGAAAACGTCGGTGTTTATGATATCGATCAATATCTGCTCGAAGACGGCAATGGCGGTAAAAATTATGCGGTGACGCTGGTAAAAGGAGAATTGACGATTACGAAGCGGTCGATCACGATCGTCGCGGACGATCAGCATAAAACTTACGGCGAATCGGACCCGAATTTCAGCTATCAGGTGGTTGGCGGTCTGGTCGGCAGCGACAGCGTGACGTTGAACCGCAGCGACAAGGGCGAGAATGTCGGCGAATACGCGATCGACGACTATGACTTGACCGGCGCCGAGAATTACGATGTGACTTTCGTGGAAGGGACGTTGACGATCACGAAGCGGTCGATCACGATTGTTGCGGACGACCAGCATAAAACTTACGGCGAATCGGACCCGAATTTCAGCTGTCAGGTGGTCGGCGGTCTGGTTGGCAGCGACAGCGTGACGTTGAACCGCAGCGACAAGGGTGAGAATGTCGGTGAATACGCGATCGACGATTATGACTTGACCGGTGCCGAGAATTACGATGTGACTTTCGTGGAAGGGACGTTGACGATCACGAAGCGGTCGATCACGATTGTTGCGGACGACCAGCATAAAACTTACGGCGAATCGGACCCGAATTTCAGCTGTCAGGTGGTCGGCGGTCTGGTTGGCAGCGACAGCGTGACGTTGAACCGCAGCGACAAGGGTGAGAATGTCGGTGAATACGCGATCGACGATTATGACTTGACCGGTGCCGAGAATTACGATGTGACTTTCGTGGAAGGGACGTTGACGATCACGAAGCGGTCGATCACGATTGTTGCGGACGACCAGCATAAAACTTACGGCGAATCGGACCCGAATTTCAGCTGTCAGGTGGTCGGCGGTCTGGTCGGCAGTGACAGCGTGACGTTGAACCGCAGCGACAAGGGTGAGAATGTCGGTGAATACGCGATCGACGATTATGACTTGACCGGCGCCGCGAATTACGATGTGACTTTCGTGGAAGGGACGTTGACGATCACGAAGCGGTCGATCACGATTGTCGCGGACGACCAGCATAAAACCTACGGCGAAGCAGACCCGAATTTCAGCTGTCAGGTGGTCGGCGGCCTGGTTGGCAGCGACAGCGTGACGTTGAACCGCAGCGACAAGGGTGAGAATGTCGGCGAATACGCGATCGACGATTATGACTTGACCGGCGCCGCGAATTACGATGTGACTTTCGTGGAAGGGACGTTGACGATCACGAAGCGGTCGATCACGATTGTCGCGGACGACCAGCATAAAACCTACGGCGAATCGGACCCGAATTTCAGCTATCAGGTGGTTGGCGGTCTGGTCGGCAGCGACAGCGTGACGTTGAACCGCAGCGACAGGGGTGAGAATGTCGGCGAATACGCGATCGACGATTATGACTTGACCGGCGCCGAGAATTACGATGTGACTTTCGTGGAAGGGACGTTGACGATCACGAAGCGGTCGGTCACGATTGTTGCGGACGACCAGCATAAAACCTACGGCGAATCGGACCCGAATTTCAGCTGTCAGGTGGTTGGCGGCCTGGTCGGCAGTGACAGCGTGACGTTGAACCGCAGCGACAAAGGCGAGAATGTCGGTGAATACGCGATCGACGATTATGACTTGACCGGCGCCGAGAATTACGATGTGACTTTCGTGGAAGGGACGTTGACGATCACGAAGCGGTCGGTCACGATTGTTGCGGACGACCAGCATAAAACCTACGGCGAATCGGACCCGAATTTCAGTTATCAGGTGGTCGGCGGCCTGGTTGGCAGCGACAGCGTGACATTGAACCGCAGCGACAAGGGCGAGAATGTCGGCGACTATGCGATCGACGACTATGACTTGACCGGCGCCGCGAATTACGATGTGACTTTCGTGGAAGGGACGTTGACGATCACGAAGCGGTCGATCACGATTGTTGCGGACGACCAGCATAAAACCTACGGCGAAGCAGACCCGAATTTCAGTTATCAGGTGGTCGGCGGTCTGGTCGGCAGCGACAGCGTGACGTTGAACCGCAGCGACAAGGGTGAGAATGTCGGCGACTATGCGATCGACGACTATGATTTGACCGGCGCCGCGAATTACGATGTGACTTTCGTGGAAGGGACGTTGACGATCACGAAGCGGTCGATCACGATTGTCGCGGACGACCAGCATAAAACTTACGGCGAAGCAGACCCGAATTTCAGTTATCAGGTGGTCGGTGGCCTGGTTGGCAGCGACAGCGTGACGTTGAACCGCAGCGACAAGGGCGAGAATGTCGGCGACTATGCGATCGACGACTATGACTTGACCGGCGCCGCGAATTACGATGTGACTTTCGTGGAAGGGACGTTGACGATCACGAAGCGGTCGATCACGATTGTCGCGGACGACCAGCATAAAACTTATGGCGAAGCAGACCCGAATTTCAGCTATCAGGTGGTTGGCGGCCTGGTTGGCAGTGACAGCGTGACGTTGAACCGCAGCGACAAGGGCGAGAATGTCGGCGAATATGCGATCGACGAGTACCGTTTGAGCGGGATGGATAATTATGACGTGACCTTTGTCGAGGGATCGTTGACCATTGTTGCCAGGCCGGTCGGTGATGGCGTCGCGCAATTCAATATCGACAAACAGCATCAGGAAATCGACCGCAGTTTTATGGAGTTGGAAGCGTTCACGCTGGAGCGCAGCCGGCTGGTTGCCGAATTGAATGCCGCGGTGAAACATCTGCCGCCGGAAGTGGAAGAATTGACGCCGCTGCCGGACGGAGAATATCTGCTCAGCGATTATGCGCCGTTGCGGCCGGTCCGCGAGGAGATCGAAATTCCGGATCTGCTGAAAACGCAGTTGGACCGGGATCTGGAATCGCTGTTGGTGATCTGA
- a CDS encoding MraY family glycosyltransferase: MILWPHLYFITLLGGAGLTLIATPLFQRLAEKLDFMDRPKGEKHKGHGKPVALLGGAAMFSAWLCCFLFAFLALDSGLATQISQAIAAHTAGLAHVSVKLLFIILGAALAMLLGLADDRCHLQAAPKFAGQFLVALIAVQFAGIRISIFLDVPVLTWLATVFWFMLMMNSINFFDNMDGLAVGTVTIAMLFFAIVAGIQQQYFVATLASLSCGVGLGFWFFNHSPATIFMGDSGSHFLGYLIAVVSASVTYYSPEFSLSRFPVLLPLFILSIPLFDTLSVIVIRSLRRQPFWIGDHNHLSHRFVRLGMSRKRAVLLLHTLMFVINLSVLPLLWGTFQTAVVILVQLLFLLSFLTLLLNAGKTLPAASGPPTDQPAKKP, encoded by the coding sequence ATGATACTGTGGCCGCATTTGTACTTTATCACGCTGCTGGGCGGCGCCGGGCTGACGCTGATCGCCACGCCGCTTTTTCAGCGGCTGGCGGAAAAACTCGATTTCATGGACCGCCCGAAAGGCGAAAAACACAAAGGCCACGGCAAGCCGGTCGCCCTGCTCGGCGGCGCGGCGATGTTCTCCGCCTGGCTCTGCTGTTTCCTGTTCGCCTTTCTGGCGCTGGATTCCGGGCTGGCGACCCAGATCTCCCAGGCGATCGCCGCCCATACCGCCGGACTGGCGCACGTCTCTGTCAAGCTGCTGTTCATCATTCTCGGCGCCGCGCTGGCGATGCTGCTCGGACTGGCCGACGACCGTTGCCATCTGCAGGCGGCGCCGAAATTCGCCGGCCAGTTCCTCGTCGCCCTGATCGCCGTCCAGTTCGCCGGCATCCGGATCAGCATCTTCCTGGATGTGCCGGTATTGACCTGGCTGGCCACCGTCTTCTGGTTCATGCTGATGATGAATTCAATTAACTTCTTCGACAACATGGACGGACTGGCGGTCGGCACCGTCACCATCGCCATGCTGTTCTTCGCCATCGTTGCCGGCATCCAGCAGCAATATTTCGTTGCCACCCTGGCCTCGCTGAGCTGCGGCGTCGGTCTCGGGTTCTGGTTTTTCAACCATTCGCCGGCAACCATCTTCATGGGGGATTCCGGCAGTCACTTCCTCGGCTACCTGATTGCGGTGGTCAGCGCCAGCGTCACCTATTATTCACCGGAATTTTCGCTGTCGCGTTTTCCGGTTCTGCTGCCGCTGTTCATCCTGTCGATTCCGCTGTTCGACACGCTGTCGGTCATCGTCATCCGCAGCCTCCGCCGCCAACCCTTCTGGATCGGCGACCACAACCATCTTTCCCATCGCTTCGTCCGGCTCGGCATGAGCCGCAAACGGGCGGTGCTGCTGCTGCATACGTTGATGTTCGTCATCAATTTGAGCGTCCTGCCGCTGTTGTGGGGAACCTTCCAGACGGCCGTGGTCATCTTGGTGCAGCTGCTGTTCCTGCTCAGCTTCCTGACGCTGCTGCTCAACGCCGGCAAGACCCTGCCGGCCGCCTCCGGCCCCCCGACCGATCAACCGGCGAAAAAACCGTAA
- a CDS encoding HlyD family efflux transporter periplasmic adaptor subunit has product MTTEAQQLRGRLAALSQIIKLGQGAFEAPTPAALASYIVNRSLGLIPADRSTLLEVRQRRVRVLAQAGQAKVVGDSAYNQALRTIAPAFPALESVTLLAPDVENDVCPLRDRTAFSADREILVVVPLRSGRRRPDDCARFWVLGFWQEASRPAADGSLPLLRVLYRFYADAFESLDGRGTGRFRLAPGRWGRSRWLWLAVIVAALLVFVRVRDTVSADFELRPLEENVVYAPFPGTLRECLVGDGAPVKAGQAILRYDSDEVNFKLVQAMRRCELARMRYEVAQKQSVKDPASLAAAKLLQLEMASEAADVDLCKWYVEHSTLYAGADGRVFFNDIAKLLNRSLTAGERLFEVIPEHGALIAEVYLNERDAAVLTDPEQLSLALYLHTRPEQSLRGELLSVSPQALPIGLNHYGYRIRVKLAPEENSPELLSGMRGIARVQGPRVSLGFYLFRNLLIWWHGV; this is encoded by the coding sequence ATGACTACCGAAGCGCAGCAGTTGCGGGGGCGCCTGGCGGCGTTGTCCCAGATCATCAAACTGGGGCAGGGGGCGTTTGAAGCGCCGACGCCGGCGGCGTTGGCTTCTTATATCGTCAACCGGAGCCTCGGTTTGATTCCGGCGGATCGTTCCACGCTGTTGGAGGTCCGGCAGAGACGAGTCCGGGTTCTGGCCCAGGCCGGCCAGGCCAAAGTGGTTGGCGATTCGGCTTACAATCAGGCGCTGCGGACGATTGCGCCGGCGTTTCCGGCTTTGGAGTCGGTGACGCTGTTGGCGCCGGATGTCGAAAACGACGTTTGTCCGCTGCGGGATCGCACCGCCTTCAGCGCGGACCGGGAAATCCTGGTGGTCGTTCCGCTGCGTTCCGGCCGGCGGCGGCCGGACGATTGTGCCCGGTTCTGGGTATTGGGCTTCTGGCAGGAGGCGTCCCGGCCGGCGGCGGACGGCAGTCTGCCGTTGTTGCGGGTGCTGTACCGTTTTTACGCCGATGCGTTCGAAAGCCTGGACGGCCGGGGAACCGGTCGTTTCCGGCTGGCGCCGGGGCGGTGGGGACGGAGCCGTTGGCTGTGGCTGGCGGTGATTGTGGCGGCGCTGTTGGTGTTCGTCCGGGTGCGGGATACGGTTAGTGCCGATTTTGAGCTGCGTCCGCTGGAGGAAAATGTCGTCTATGCGCCGTTTCCGGGAACGTTGCGGGAGTGCCTGGTCGGCGACGGTGCGCCGGTGAAGGCCGGCCAGGCGATTTTGCGTTATGACAGTGACGAGGTGAATTTCAAATTGGTGCAGGCGATGCGCCGCTGCGAATTGGCGCGGATGCGCTATGAGGTTGCCCAGAAACAGTCGGTCAAGGACCCGGCCAGCCTGGCTGCCGCCAAATTGCTGCAGTTGGAGATGGCCAGCGAGGCGGCCGATGTGGATTTGTGCAAGTGGTATGTCGAACATTCGACGCTGTACGCCGGTGCCGATGGCCGGGTTTTCTTCAACGATATCGCCAAACTGCTGAACCGTTCGCTGACGGCGGGAGAGCGGTTGTTCGAGGTGATTCCGGAGCATGGCGCGTTGATTGCGGAAGTTTATTTGAACGAACGGGACGCTGCGGTGCTGACCGATCCGGAACAATTGTCGCTGGCGCTTTATTTGCATACCCGGCCGGAACAGTCGCTGCGCGGTGAATTGCTGTCGGTCAGTCCGCAGGCGTTGCCGATCGGTCTGAATCATTACGGCTATCGGATTCGGGTGAAGCTGGCGCCGGAAGAAAATTCACCCGAATTGCTTTCCGGCATGCGCGGCATTGCCCGGGTGCAGGGCCCGCGCGTTTCACTGGGCTTTTATCTGTTCCGCAATCTGCTGATCTGGTGGCATGGCGTATGA
- a CDS encoding efflux RND transporter periplasmic adaptor subunit produces the protein MMCPVWRWCAVWMAVVLSAVAGEPGVGGEFIAVLIPYQEAVVSARVSSVVGEYRLKDGDAAAKNAVIVELDTAEFLPLKEKAEAVYQESVTQRNYYRKIYDGNLELFQKGLLGEQELAKSKLDWELAVAREKTAIADLRLTSFNVVECSIRMPFDGKLAERLCKAHEFVRAGMPLVSVIDDSKVYAVAFLPLELRSRLRLGEPLWFLTDEQAMPLEGKIAFLAPRGDATSGNFELRLLLDNADGKLLPGMSGVIRCR, from the coding sequence ATGATGTGTCCTGTTTGGCGATGGTGCGCCGTCTGGATGGCCGTCGTCCTGTCGGCTGTTGCCGGTGAACCCGGTGTCGGGGGGGAGTTTATCGCGGTGCTGATCCCGTATCAGGAAGCGGTGGTTTCGGCGCGGGTCAGCAGTGTGGTCGGCGAATACCGGTTGAAGGATGGCGACGCCGCCGCCAAGAATGCGGTGATCGTCGAACTGGACACGGCGGAATTCCTGCCGTTGAAGGAAAAGGCGGAGGCGGTTTATCAGGAAAGCGTCACCCAGCGCAATTATTACAGGAAAATTTACGACGGCAATCTCGAACTGTTTCAAAAAGGCCTGCTCGGCGAACAGGAACTGGCGAAGAGCAAGCTGGACTGGGAATTGGCCGTGGCCCGGGAAAAAACCGCCATCGCCGATTTGCGGTTGACCAGCTTCAATGTCGTGGAATGCTCGATCCGGATGCCGTTCGACGGCAAGCTGGCCGAACGGTTGTGCAAGGCGCACGAATTCGTCCGGGCCGGTATGCCGCTGGTGTCGGTCATCGACGACAGCAAGGTTTACGCCGTCGCTTTCCTGCCGCTGGAATTGCGCAGCCGGTTGCGGCTGGGAGAACCGCTGTGGTTTTTGACCGATGAGCAGGCGATGCCGCTGGAGGGGAAAATCGCCTTTCTGGCACCGCGCGGCGATGCCACCAGCGGTAATTTCGAATTGCGGTTGTTGCTGGACAATGCCGACGGGAAATTGCTGCCCGGCATGTCCGGAGTGATTCGCTGCCGATGA
- a CDS encoding M50 family metallopeptidase — translation MTAAREENVPQVAPLRRDLKLLHNAEGAVWFDPVADRYFQLDEALLTLSGFLKDALPLDELLARGAAAGLDRETVLQGVLFLKHHHLLRLPPEEAMAAAGKVAALERGMLWQKVLSSYLFLQFTLCRPDRFLTRTLPWVRMIFNRPVVWLLLLSAAAGYLGLIRHWTAVGDMFAHSLSRRGLINYALAVTAVKIIHELAHAYVAKSYGVRVRRFGLGFIVFLPRLFTDVTDGWQLSDRRGRIWIDAAGIAAEVAIGGLAALMWAASSPGALHTVCFYLFAVSALNTVFVNGNPLIRYDGYFLLMDALGIHNLQQRSLQEVRRRFQHHVLGMPAGPAPERSGWLLVYGIASFIYRLFLYTAIIMVVYFRFTKTIGLALLLLEFYLLVWRPLRREFQWYWRQRERLRPARAVLFGGGLLVLLGILALPLPWTLRLPMEVSAGAVEYFYVRQPGYLQNWASDGQWVEPQQPLIETMNPEFDNAAQRAQLAFRRAEEEFRQAGRTPERQRELPALEQQRQRALENVHEMVRRQRQLRCESAFAGRFARIADSAHVGEFLAPGRLMGVLYDEKPLIRAYAGEKEIGWLRERQEVQLRLAGEWNSCRGIIRSVGAIPVAVVNSPLLDLYGGPLATVRGRDGRPELQERFYLVEIVPSAGEWSGQFGRSGEVSCRRYRSLGMLLFRQLFQLLRRELSF, via the coding sequence ATGACGGCAGCGAGGGAAGAGAACGTCCCGCAGGTCGCTCCGTTGCGGCGGGACCTGAAATTGCTGCACAATGCCGAAGGCGCAGTGTGGTTCGATCCGGTGGCGGATCGTTATTTTCAATTGGATGAGGCGTTGCTGACGTTATCCGGTTTTTTGAAGGACGCGCTGCCGCTCGATGAATTGCTCGCGCGGGGAGCCGCCGCCGGCTTGGATCGGGAAACGGTGCTGCAGGGGGTGCTGTTTCTGAAACATCACCATCTGCTTCGTCTGCCGCCGGAGGAGGCGATGGCGGCCGCCGGTAAAGTTGCGGCGCTGGAACGCGGCATGCTCTGGCAGAAAGTGCTTTCTTCCTATCTGTTTTTGCAGTTTACCCTGTGTCGTCCCGACCGCTTTCTGACCCGGACGCTGCCATGGGTCCGGATGATCTTCAACCGGCCGGTGGTGTGGCTGCTGCTGCTGTCGGCGGCGGCCGGTTATCTCGGCCTGATCCGGCATTGGACGGCGGTCGGCGATATGTTTGCGCATTCTCTATCGCGGCGGGGACTGATCAATTATGCGCTGGCGGTGACGGCGGTGAAGATCATTCATGAGCTGGCGCATGCTTATGTCGCCAAATCCTACGGCGTCCGGGTGCGTCGGTTCGGCCTCGGTTTCATCGTTTTTCTGCCGCGCTTGTTTACCGATGTCACCGATGGTTGGCAGTTGTCGGATCGCCGCGGCCGGATTTGGATCGACGCGGCCGGAATCGCCGCCGAAGTAGCGATCGGCGGTCTGGCGGCACTGATGTGGGCGGCTTCGTCGCCGGGTGCGCTGCATACGGTCTGTTTTTATCTGTTTGCCGTCAGCGCGCTGAATACGGTCTTCGTCAACGGCAATCCGCTGATCCGCTATGACGGTTATTTTCTGCTGATGGATGCGTTGGGCATCCATAATCTGCAGCAGCGCAGTTTGCAGGAGGTGCGACGGCGTTTTCAGCATCATGTGCTCGGCATGCCCGCCGGTCCGGCTCCGGAACGGTCGGGCTGGCTGCTGGTTTACGGTATCGCTTCGTTCATTTATCGCCTGTTCTTGTATACGGCGATCATCATGGTGGTCTATTTCAGGTTCACCAAGACGATCGGCCTGGCTTTGCTGCTGCTGGAATTCTATCTCCTGGTCTGGCGGCCGCTGCGGCGGGAGTTTCAATGGTATTGGCGGCAGCGGGAGCGCCTCCGGCCGGCCCGGGCGGTGCTGTTCGGCGGGGGGCTGCTGGTTCTGCTCGGTATCCTGGCGCTGCCGTTGCCGTGGACGTTGCGGCTGCCGATGGAAGTGTCGGCCGGAGCGGTGGAGTACTTCTATGTCCGGCAGCCGGGATACCTGCAGAATTGGGCGTCGGATGGCCAATGGGTGGAACCGCAACAGCCGTTGATTGAAACGATGAATCCGGAATTCGACAATGCGGCGCAAAGGGCGCAATTGGCTTTCCGCCGTGCGGAGGAAGAGTTCCGGCAGGCCGGCCGAACGCCGGAACGGCAACGGGAATTGCCGGCGCTGGAACAGCAGCGGCAGCGGGCGCTGGAAAATGTCCATGAAATGGTGCGGCGGCAGCGGCAATTGCGCTGCGAAAGCGCCTTCGCCGGCCGTTTTGCCCGGATTGCCGATTCCGCCCATGTCGGTGAATTTCTGGCGCCGGGCCGTTTGATGGGGGTGCTTTACGATGAAAAACCGTTGATTCGGGCCTATGCCGGCGAGAAGGAGATCGGCTGGTTGCGGGAACGGCAGGAAGTGCAGCTTCGCCTGGCCGGTGAATGGAACAGTTGCCGGGGGATCATCCGTTCGGTCGGCGCGATTCCGGTGGCGGTGGTCAATTCGCCGTTGCTGGATCTCTACGGCGGGCCGTTGGCGACGGTTCGCGGCCGGGATGGCCGTCCGGAGTTGCAGGAACGCTTTTACCTGGTGGAAATCGTCCCGTCGGCGGGAGAATGGTCCGGGCAGTTCGGCCGCAGCGGTGAAGTGAGCTGCCGGCGTTACCGCTCGTTGGGGATGCTGTTGTTCCGGCAACTTTTCCAGTTGCTGCGCCGGGAACTGAGTTTTTGA